In one Bacillus thuringiensis genomic region, the following are encoded:
- a CDS encoding NAD(P)-dependent oxidoreductase, whose amino-acid sequence MKVCILGATGRVGSNIIKLALKDSAEVTALARDLSRIEIQHERLRVIEGNVLNENDIKKAIEGSDIVISALGTDQNGTLAKSMPQIIKEMEEKGVRKIITIGTAGILQARSNPNLYRFQSTESKRKTTTAAEDHLAAYKVLSNSNHLCWTVVCPTHLIDGEAIKVYRTEKDILPEGGSKITVGDTAHFAWDLCKKNIYENSRVGIAY is encoded by the coding sequence ACGGGACGAGTAGGTTCAAATATAATAAAATTAGCACTAAAGGATTCAGCTGAAGTGACAGCATTAGCACGTGATTTAAGTAGAATAGAAATACAACATGAAAGGTTGCGAGTGATAGAAGGTAATGTATTAAACGAAAATGATATAAAGAAAGCGATAGAAGGAAGTGATATAGTAATTAGTGCACTTGGAACGGATCAAAATGGAACATTAGCGAAGAGTATGCCACAAATTATAAAGGAAATGGAAGAAAAAGGGGTTCGTAAAATCATTACAATAGGAACAGCTGGTATTTTACAAGCAAGATCAAATCCCAATTTATATCGTTTTCAATCAACGGAATCCAAAAGGAAAACGACAACGGCAGCAGAAGATCATTTGGCTGCATATAAGGTACTAAGTAATAGTAATCATTTATGTTGGACAGTTGTTTGTCCGACACATTTAATAGACGGTGAGGCGATAAAGGTATATCGAACTGAAAAAGATATATTGCCAGAAGGTGGATCAAAAATTACAGTAGGTGATACAGCACACTTTGCATGGGACCTATGCAAGAAAAACATATATGAAAATAGTCGAGTAGGTATTGCATATTAA
- a CDS encoding DUF456 domain-containing protein, producing the protein MTVLLTICIIACFVVSFLAFIYPIIPGILAVWAGYLIYHFGINGGELTTSFWIIQIIFTLFIFVADFIANGYFLKKYGSSKWGERVGMISIIVGSFFFPPFGLIIIPFLSVFITELVHKKAPKDAFLVGVATVVGFLSSTVAKAILQIIMIIIFVCYIIF; encoded by the coding sequence GTGACTGTTTTATTAACAATTTGTATCATTGCCTGTTTCGTTGTTTCATTTCTCGCCTTTATTTATCCAATTATCCCTGGCATACTAGCTGTCTGGGCTGGATATTTGATTTACCATTTCGGTATAAATGGAGGAGAATTAACAACTTCTTTTTGGATTATTCAAATCATTTTTACTCTTTTCATTTTCGTTGCTGACTTTATTGCAAATGGATATTTTTTAAAAAAATACGGTAGTTCTAAATGGGGCGAACGTGTCGGAATGATTTCTATCATTGTCGGATCGTTCTTCTTCCCCCCATTCGGACTTATTATCATACCGTTCTTATCAGTATTTATAACAGAACTAGTGCATAAAAAAGCGCCAAAAGATGCCTTTCTAGTTGGAGTCGCTACTGTAGTTGGTTTTTTAAGCAGTACAGTAGCGAAAGCAATTCTCCAAATCATTATGATTATCATCTTCGTATGTTATATCATCTTTTAA
- a CDS encoding hemolysin family protein translates to MDILNIFLIFVLILISGFFVASEFAVVKVRKSRIDQLANEGNKQALAARSVISNLDVYLSACQLGITITSLGLGWLGEPTVEHLLRPLFEKINITGTMANTLSFIIAFSVITFFHVVLGELVPKSFAIQKAEAITLKFARPLILFDKIMYPFIWLLNSTAIFFTKLLGLEPAKENELAHSEEELRLILGESFKSGEINQTEYKYVNNIFEFDDRVAKEIMVPRTEMICLSTENTLEENMDIVATEKYTRYPIIEKDKDDIIGMINTKEVFHDQTKGIYKPLESYIHPVLTVFETVPIRKTLVHLQKNRVQMAIVMDEYGGTAGLLTMEDILEEIIGEIQDEFDADESPMIEKRTPKLTVLDGKVLISEVNDIFGLHIDDSDLDTIGGWLLSQAIDLNIEAGYSIEYAGFQFKVLELDGHQVKKVAVHKLDIKKEL, encoded by the coding sequence TTGGACATATTAAATATTTTTCTCATCTTTGTACTTATTCTTATTTCTGGCTTTTTCGTTGCATCAGAATTCGCTGTTGTAAAAGTACGAAAAAGTCGAATTGACCAACTTGCAAATGAAGGTAATAAACAAGCTTTAGCTGCAAGAAGTGTCATATCAAATTTAGATGTTTATTTATCAGCTTGTCAGCTCGGGATTACAATCACTTCTTTAGGGCTTGGTTGGCTTGGTGAACCGACTGTAGAACATTTGCTACGACCGCTCTTTGAAAAAATTAATATTACTGGAACAATGGCTAACACTTTATCTTTTATTATCGCTTTTAGCGTTATTACATTTTTCCACGTTGTATTAGGTGAGTTAGTTCCAAAGTCTTTCGCAATTCAAAAAGCAGAAGCAATCACACTTAAATTTGCAAGACCGCTTATTTTATTTGATAAAATTATGTATCCATTCATTTGGCTGCTCAATAGTACAGCTATATTTTTCACAAAACTACTCGGATTAGAACCTGCGAAAGAAAATGAACTGGCTCATTCTGAAGAGGAATTGCGACTCATATTAGGTGAAAGTTTTAAAAGTGGTGAAATAAACCAAACCGAATATAAATATGTAAATAATATTTTTGAATTTGATGATCGAGTTGCAAAAGAAATTATGGTTCCTCGTACCGAAATGATTTGCCTATCTACTGAAAATACGTTAGAAGAAAATATGGATATCGTCGCTACTGAAAAATATACACGCTATCCAATCATTGAAAAAGATAAAGATGATATTATCGGGATGATCAATACGAAAGAAGTATTCCATGATCAAACAAAAGGTATTTATAAACCACTTGAATCTTATATACATCCTGTTCTAACTGTATTTGAAACAGTTCCAATTCGTAAAACGTTAGTACATCTTCAAAAAAATCGTGTTCAGATGGCAATCGTTATGGATGAATATGGTGGAACTGCCGGGCTTTTAACGATGGAAGATATTCTTGAAGAAATCATTGGAGAAATTCAAGATGAATTCGATGCGGATGAATCACCTATGATTGAAAAACGTACGCCTAAGCTTACTGTTTTAGATGGAAAGGTGCTTATTTCTGAAGTAAATGATATCTTTGGCCTACATATTGATGATAGTGATTTAGATACAATCGGAGGATGGCTTCTCTCTCAAGCAATTGACTTAAATATTGAAGCTGGCTATTCCATTGAATATGCTGGTTTTCAATTTAAAGTATTAGAACTTGATGGACATCAAGTCAAAAAAGTTGCTGTACATAAACTAGATATTAAAAAGGAGCTATAA
- the cbpA gene encoding cyclic di-AMP binding protein CbpA: MRIKGNYVPKREVLLCSSSITIGEALEHLNKTGYRCVPVLDEKKEKFLGNIYKVDILEYKGSLDESVIQLLNDKEGFVREDSSFFKVFFTIKKLPYLSVVDEKGVFLGILTHKKVFELLEDAWGVHSSKYSVMIGTQDYNGAIQKLSTVLKKYTGIQSLMTFDNDALLVRRIMFTLGEEFNDGELETLLKDLEDHGFRVVYVEEMKNPREVETIE; encoded by the coding sequence ATGAGGATTAAAGGGAATTACGTGCCGAAAAGGGAAGTTTTACTGTGCTCAAGTTCGATTACGATAGGGGAAGCGTTAGAGCATTTAAATAAAACAGGGTATCGTTGTGTACCAGTTTTAGATGAAAAAAAAGAGAAATTTTTAGGGAATATATATAAAGTAGATATTTTAGAATATAAAGGATCACTTGATGAGAGTGTAATACAATTATTAAACGATAAAGAAGGATTTGTGAGAGAAGATTCATCTTTCTTTAAAGTATTTTTTACAATAAAAAAATTGCCTTATTTATCAGTAGTTGACGAAAAAGGGGTTTTCCTTGGAATTTTAACGCATAAAAAAGTTTTTGAGTTATTAGAGGATGCATGGGGCGTTCACTCTAGTAAATACTCTGTCATGATTGGGACGCAAGACTATAATGGAGCAATCCAAAAGTTATCGACAGTTTTAAAGAAATACACTGGTATTCAAAGTTTGATGACTTTTGATAATGATGCCTTATTAGTTCGTAGAATTATGTTTACATTAGGAGAAGAGTTTAACGACGGTGAATTAGAGACATTATTGAAAGATTTAGAAGATCACGGATTTAGAGTTGTGTATGTGGAAGAGATGAAAAATCCACGTGAAGTTGAAACGATAGAGTAA
- the brnQ4 gene encoding branched-chain amino acid transport system II carrier protein BrnQ4, producing MKGRLRPGDTVAIGLMLFALFLGAGNLIFPPVLGQQAGENVWIATIGFLVTGVGLPLLAVTAVAFVEGDLKALSSRVHPIFAFIFPLISYLAIGPFFAIPRTGAVSFEMGMKPFLSEAMVSEWYMLFLFTIVFFGITWYLSLNPSKLVDWFGKFLTPLLVLIVAVIVGKAIIDPIGEPATPLAAYKENAFFGGFIQGYLTMDAISALVFGIVVVQVIRSKGIKESSQIAKITVVSGIIAVLGLTLIYLSLAYLGSTSTSLGISENGGLILTNVVNELYGTSGKILLGLVIILACLTTSVGLTSACAGFFTNLFPKLSHKTIVTMVCVFSLIVSNLGLTQLIAVTLPVLMIIYPVAIVLIVLSYFHKWIGKRNTIYIGAILGALLISFFNGLESAKIKIDAISNVLQMLPLYNEGIGWLIPSCIGGILGFFFYKSNESSELQKKGA from the coding sequence ATGAAGGGACGTTTAAGGCCAGGTGATACGGTAGCAATTGGTTTAATGCTATTTGCATTATTTTTAGGAGCAGGAAATTTAATTTTTCCGCCAGTTTTAGGTCAACAAGCAGGAGAGAATGTTTGGATTGCTACAATAGGATTCCTTGTAACGGGAGTCGGATTACCCCTACTAGCTGTAACAGCTGTCGCGTTTGTAGAGGGGGACTTGAAAGCGCTATCTTCTAGAGTCCACCCTATATTTGCGTTTATTTTCCCATTGATTAGTTATTTAGCAATTGGACCATTTTTCGCGATTCCTCGTACTGGAGCTGTTTCGTTTGAAATGGGTATGAAGCCGTTTTTATCAGAGGCAATGGTTTCAGAGTGGTACATGCTATTTCTTTTCACGATAGTTTTCTTCGGAATAACGTGGTATTTATCATTAAATCCATCTAAATTAGTGGATTGGTTTGGAAAGTTTCTTACACCATTATTAGTATTAATTGTCGCTGTTATTGTCGGAAAGGCAATCATTGATCCAATTGGAGAGCCAGCTACGCCGTTAGCTGCTTACAAAGAAAATGCTTTCTTTGGTGGATTTATTCAAGGATATTTAACGATGGATGCAATTAGCGCGCTCGTATTCGGAATTGTCGTCGTCCAAGTTATCCGCTCTAAAGGGATAAAAGAGAGTAGTCAAATTGCAAAAATAACAGTAGTATCAGGTATTATCGCTGTACTTGGTTTAACGTTAATTTATTTATCACTTGCTTATCTTGGTTCAACAAGCACATCACTTGGTATCTCAGAAAACGGTGGTCTTATTTTAACGAATGTTGTAAATGAGCTATATGGGACGAGTGGTAAAATTTTATTAGGGCTTGTTATTATACTCGCTTGTTTAACAACTTCTGTTGGGTTAACATCTGCGTGTGCGGGTTTCTTTACAAACTTATTCCCAAAACTTTCGCATAAAACGATTGTAACAATGGTATGTGTATTTAGTTTAATTGTATCTAACCTAGGTTTAACACAATTAATCGCAGTAACATTACCTGTGTTAATGATTATTTATCCAGTTGCAATTGTATTAATCGTACTTTCGTATTTCCATAAGTGGATTGGGAAGCGTAATACAATTTATATTGGAGCTATTTTAGGTGCATTGTTAATTAGTTTCTTTAACGGTTTAGAAAGTGCGAAAATTAAAATTGACGCGATTTCTAATGTACTACAAATGTTACCGTTATATAACGAAGGAATCGGATGGTTAATTCCATCATGTATTGGCGGGATTCTCGGTTTCTTCTTCTATAAATCAAATGAATCAAGTGAATTACAAAAGAAAGGTGCTTAG
- the csaA gene encoding chaperone CsaA — MANFEDFLNLDLRIGTVIHAEEFKEARVPAIKLAIDFGEIGIKQSSAQITKRYSPEELIGQQIVAVVNFPPKRVAGFKSEVLVLGGVPEADDVVLLQPNMELPNGTKIS, encoded by the coding sequence ATGGCTAATTTTGAAGATTTTTTAAATTTGGATTTGAGAATTGGAACTGTAATACATGCAGAGGAATTTAAAGAAGCGAGAGTACCAGCGATTAAACTAGCAATAGATTTTGGAGAAATCGGGATAAAGCAGTCAAGTGCTCAAATTACGAAAAGGTATAGTCCAGAAGAGTTAATCGGTCAACAAATCGTTGCTGTTGTAAACTTTCCACCAAAGCGTGTAGCTGGATTCAAATCAGAAGTGCTTGTGCTTGGCGGCGTTCCTGAAGCTGATGATGTAGTGTTGCTTCAGCCTAATATGGAATTGCCAAATGGAACAAAAATTAGCTAG
- a CDS encoding DUF1572 domain-containing protein, which yields MEQKLARVKVGANMDIGREYLQCAISNFKAIKKQGERALSQLSYEQIQWSSHEETNSIAIIIKHLHGNMRSRWTDFFTSDGEKTDRNRDGEFEGCYHSKEEAIIAWQEGWKYVFNTINTLTPEHLLKTVYIRGEEHTVMQAIERQISHYALHIGQIIYIGKMLKENEWECLSIPRDQSAHYVEKKRST from the coding sequence ATGGAACAAAAATTAGCTAGGGTGAAGGTAGGGGCTAATATGGATATCGGACGAGAATATTTACAATGTGCGATTTCGAACTTTAAAGCAATAAAGAAACAAGGAGAACGGGCACTTTCTCAATTATCATATGAACAAATACAATGGTCTTCTCATGAAGAAACAAATAGTATAGCGATTATTATTAAGCATCTGCACGGTAATATGCGTTCTAGATGGACGGATTTTTTTACGTCTGATGGTGAAAAAACAGATCGTAATCGAGATGGTGAATTTGAGGGATGCTATCATTCAAAAGAAGAAGCCATTATAGCTTGGCAAGAAGGATGGAAATATGTTTTTAATACGATAAATACTTTAACGCCGGAACACTTATTGAAGACGGTATACATTCGCGGTGAAGAACATACTGTCATGCAAGCAATTGAAAGGCAAATTTCTCATTATGCATTGCATATTGGTCAGATTATTTACATTGGGAAGATGTTAAAAGAAAATGAGTGGGAATGTTTAAGTATTCCGAGAGATCAGTCTGCGCATTATGTAGAGAAAAAACGTTCAACATAA
- the spoIIP gene encoding stage II sporulation protein P has protein sequence MNRGFFFMKFTSMRKLVLFVITTVLATFFLISLMVTSMKETKSTYLYNWLNELSMNGYMYVLGKENHYFTQEYRNLNQDFSISSFLFSMATNIRFNDIRSFVGKELPGFGKYDTEIVIAGEGTNYSNLPIESSVPLEEVVKERTSGTGQAPKQDTNKEKKQPSQTTGKRQVAFIYHTHSWESYLPLLNLTNDPNPNKATSSVSNISMLGDRFREQLEGEGIGATNDKSDVGQKLISKGLNSNSSYKMSREIVQQAMAGNKDLQYFFDLHRDSARKNVTTKTIGDKSYAKLAFVVGKGNKNYEKNLQLATALHEAINKKYPGVSRGVIQKGFQTGNGIYNQDLSGQAILIEVGGVDNTEEELNRSIDALAKAFGEYFWQAEKVNG, from the coding sequence ATGAATCGGGGCTTTTTTTTTATGAAGTTTACAAGTATGCGTAAGTTAGTTTTATTTGTTATTACTACAGTGCTAGCGACTTTTTTTCTTATTAGTCTGATGGTAACCTCTATGAAAGAGACGAAGTCAACGTATTTATATAATTGGTTAAATGAGTTATCGATGAATGGTTACATGTATGTACTTGGAAAAGAGAATCATTATTTTACACAGGAGTATCGAAATTTGAATCAAGATTTTTCAATTTCTTCTTTTCTCTTTTCTATGGCTACAAATATTCGCTTTAATGATATACGCAGTTTTGTCGGGAAAGAGCTCCCCGGGTTCGGTAAGTACGATACTGAAATTGTTATTGCGGGTGAGGGTACAAATTATTCTAACTTACCGATAGAGTCGAGTGTTCCTCTTGAAGAAGTAGTGAAGGAACGGACTAGTGGAACTGGACAAGCACCTAAACAAGATACGAATAAAGAGAAAAAACAGCCGTCCCAAACGACTGGAAAGAGACAAGTTGCGTTTATTTATCATACACATAGCTGGGAATCTTATTTACCTTTACTTAACTTAACGAATGACCCGAATCCGAATAAAGCAACGAGTTCTGTATCGAATATTTCTATGTTAGGAGACCGTTTCCGTGAACAACTAGAAGGTGAAGGGATTGGAGCTACTAACGATAAGAGTGATGTTGGTCAAAAGTTAATAAGTAAAGGTTTAAATAGTAATAGTTCGTATAAAATGTCACGAGAAATTGTGCAACAAGCTATGGCTGGAAATAAAGATCTTCAATACTTTTTTGATTTGCATCGTGATAGTGCCCGAAAGAATGTAACGACAAAAACAATTGGAGATAAATCATATGCAAAGCTTGCATTTGTAGTAGGGAAAGGAAATAAAAACTATGAAAAAAACTTACAATTAGCGACAGCTTTACATGAGGCGATTAATAAGAAATATCCAGGAGTGAGTCGTGGGGTCATTCAAAAAGGGTTCCAGACAGGAAATGGAATCTATAATCAAGACCTATCAGGACAAGCGATATTAATAGAAGTTGGCGGTGTAGATAATACGGAGGAAGAATTGAATCGATCAATTGATGCACTTGCTAAAGCATTTGGTGAATATTTTTGGCAGGCAGAAAAAGTGAATGGATAA
- a CDS encoding GNAT family N-acetyltransferase, translating into MIREIEIEDAASFLQLSKQLDEETKFMLYEPGERKTTAEQQEKIIHRFIENEYATIFVAVEDERIVGFILVNGNNIQRKRHVATIVIGILQEYNGRGIGTRLFKEVEKWAKLHDVWRLELTVMAHNTRAQTLYKKAGFEKEGVKKAALIIDGKEIDEYEMAKLLK; encoded by the coding sequence GTGATTAGGGAGATCGAAATAGAAGATGCAGCATCATTTTTACAATTAAGTAAGCAATTAGATGAAGAAACGAAGTTTATGTTATATGAACCAGGAGAAAGAAAAACTACAGCTGAGCAACAAGAAAAAATAATCCATCGCTTTATAGAAAATGAATATGCAACAATATTTGTAGCAGTTGAAGATGAGAGGATAGTAGGTTTTATATTAGTGAATGGAAATAACATTCAAAGAAAGAGACATGTGGCAACCATTGTAATTGGTATTTTGCAAGAGTATAACGGGCGAGGTATTGGGACGAGATTGTTTAAAGAGGTTGAGAAGTGGGCAAAATTACATGATGTATGGCGTTTAGAATTAACAGTAATGGCCCACAATACAAGAGCTCAGACACTATATAAAAAAGCTGGATTTGAGAAAGAAGGTGTCAAAAAAGCTGCTCTTATTATCGATGGAAAGGAAATCGATGAGTATGAAATGGCCAAATTATTAAAATAA
- a CDS encoding M15 family metallopeptidase has product MKKRWALLGIVAAIIIVGVAGINYKMYKDKQAREVSVNSIFPKAKETIANMDGDIAVINNPNSMLVLVNKSRRLPDGYRPPDLVIPKVRYSSEGDQEKKKMRKEAARALEEMFQQANNERIFLFAVSGFRSFDRQKALNTMYKKQDGEAKTAMSSAVPGTSEHQTGLAMDITSQSAKFQLETVFGETKEGQWLSENAHKFGFVIRYTKAKETITGYRYEPWHVRYVGNPQATYLYDNQLTLEEVTE; this is encoded by the coding sequence ATGAAAAAAAGATGGGCACTACTCGGTATCGTAGCTGCAATAATTATTGTTGGAGTAGCAGGAATCAATTATAAAATGTATAAGGATAAGCAAGCGCGGGAAGTAAGTGTAAATAGCATATTTCCGAAAGCGAAAGAAACGATTGCTAATATGGATGGGGATATTGCGGTAATTAATAATCCGAATTCAATGCTTGTACTTGTGAATAAAAGTAGGCGTTTACCAGATGGTTATAGACCGCCAGATTTAGTTATTCCGAAAGTGCGCTACTCTAGTGAAGGTGATCAAGAAAAGAAAAAGATGAGAAAAGAGGCAGCGAGGGCGCTTGAGGAAATGTTCCAGCAAGCTAACAACGAGCGTATTTTTCTTTTTGCAGTTTCTGGATTTAGATCCTTTGATCGACAAAAAGCATTAAATACGATGTATAAAAAACAAGATGGGGAAGCAAAAACAGCAATGTCTAGCGCGGTTCCTGGCACAAGTGAGCATCAAACTGGATTAGCTATGGATATTACGTCTCAATCTGCTAAATTTCAGTTAGAGACGGTTTTTGGGGAAACGAAAGAAGGTCAGTGGCTTTCTGAAAATGCCCATAAATTTGGTTTTGTGATTCGATACACAAAAGCGAAAGAAACGATTACGGGCTATCGGTATGAACCATGGCACGTAAGGTATGTGGGAAATCCACAAGCTACATATTTGTATGATAATCAACTGACGCTTGAAGAAGTAACAGAGTAA
- a CDS encoding NUDIX hydrolase: MTMLYKKKVHAYITREKEGVMQLLVFKHRDIHEAGIQVPGGTVDEGETLEAAILREVQEESGLRHLCIERFLADYIIHMKEKQEYEKRHFFHVTLLTDVKDTWEHIVSAGEEDKGLVFCYEWVDIAKCPELAGKQGEFLHLLDEIYTQ, translated from the coding sequence ATGACGATGTTATATAAGAAAAAAGTACATGCATATATTACAAGAGAAAAAGAGGGGGTTATGCAATTACTTGTTTTTAAACATCGTGATATACATGAAGCTGGTATTCAAGTGCCAGGAGGAACGGTTGATGAAGGTGAAACGTTAGAAGCGGCTATATTGCGTGAAGTACAGGAAGAATCCGGATTGCGTCATTTATGCATAGAACGTTTTTTAGCAGATTACATCATACATATGAAAGAAAAACAGGAATATGAAAAACGCCACTTTTTCCATGTTACTTTACTAACAGATGTAAAGGATACTTGGGAACATATTGTAAGTGCTGGTGAGGAAGATAAAGGATTAGTATTTTGCTACGAATGGGTTGATATTGCAAAATGCCCTGAATTAGCTGGGAAACAAGGTGAGTTTTTACATTTATTAGATGAAATATACACACAGTAA